CACGGGTGCTCTGGCGTATCCGGCCATGGGGGCACTCATCGCCAAGGAATTGACGCAAGAATCGGCCGATCTGCCCAGTTTTGTCAGCATCGCGGGCAACCGGATGGCTTCGCAATTGGGCGGCGGATTTCTCGGGCCGCAGTTCGATCCGCTGGTAGTTGGCGATCCCACCACGCCGCAGGCCGGGCTTGCGGTGCCGGATCTTGCCGCGAATCCGAATGTGCCGCCCGCATCGCGCACGGGTCGGCTGGATCTGCTCGCCGGAATGGAGCGGCGCTTTCAAGCGAATCATCGCTCGGCAGTGGCGGCTGGCATTCAAACGGCGACAGCACGCGCGATTCGGCTGATGCGTCCGGAAGCCGCCGCCACCTTTGACCTGGAACAAGAACGCACCGAAGTTCGCGACCGCTATGGCCGCAACCTGTTTGGCCAAGGCTGTTTACTCGCTCGGCGGCTGGTCGAACGCGGTGTCCCGTTCGTGGAAGTTACCTTGGATGGCTGGGATACGCATGGCAACAATTTCAATCAGGTGCGCGGACTTTCGGGCACGTTGGATCGCGCGTTCGCATCGCTGATTACCGATCTGAAGGAGCGCGGATTGCTCGATTCGACGCTGATTGTCTGCCAGGGGGAATTCGGGCGCACGCCGCGAATCAATGGCGGCCAGGGGCGGGATCACTGGCCGGCATCGTGGTCGGTCGCGCTCGCCGGTGGGGGCATCCGCACCGGGCAGGTCATCGGCCGCACCACGCCGGATGGCATGGCCGTGGAAGAAAAGCCTCGCCACGTTCCCGATTTGATTGCCACCGTGGTGCGGGCCGCGAAAATCGACCCCAAGAAACAGAATCCGTCGAATGTTGGTCGCCCGATTCGAATTGCCGATCCAGATGCTCAATTGATCGAGGAATTGCTGTGATTCGACCGCATCGCCTGCTTGCGGGTGCCGTGCTGGGTGGGCTGGCCGCTTGGACGGTCAGTCACGCCGCCCCGCCGCAATCCGCTCCTGCCGAATCCGCCCCCGTCGCCGATGCTGCGGGGCCGTTGGAATTGCTGCTGGATCCCGCTGGATCACCAACCCGACTCGAACTCACCGTTCGGCTCGATGGCAAACCCGTGCGCGCGGTGTGGGATGGATTGTTGGCCCGCTATTTTTCCGAATTGGATCGCAACGGGGACGGCCAACTCGACGCCCCGGAAGCGGCCCGCATCCCCACGCCGTTTGCCCTGCGGCAGATTCTGTGGGGCCAATTCACGCCGTTTGCCGCCAGTCCGCCACCGATCGAATCATTGGATCGGGACAAGAATCAACGCATCGATTTGGCTGAATTTCGACAATTTTACCGCGAATCCGGGCTGGGCGATGTCGTGATCGGCGTCGGCAAGCCCCCCTTCACCGCCGAATTGACCCAATCGCTGATTCGGAATCTGGACCGCAATGGCGATGGTATCGTTCAGGCAACGGAACTCGATCTGGCGCATGAACTGGTGGCCAAACTCGACCGCAACGAAGATGAACTCGTCGGTCCCGGCGAATTGGTCGATCACGCGGCCTATCCGGGGGCACAAGGGGCACTGCTGCTATTACCGCCGCGTGCGGAGGAGCCGGTGGTGCCGCTATTGCAACAACTTCCGCTGATTCGTTTGCCGGTTGAGCGGGCCAATCGTCAGTGGATCGACACCGTCGCTGCTCGCCGTGAATCGCAAGCATCGGAATCGTCGCAAACCAGCGATTGGCAACAACTTCGGGAGAAGCGACCACTCGCCCGATGGGAGGTGAATTTCCCGCGATTCGACGGCACGAAATCCGCCCCCGCGATGCCGATGAATCAACTCTCGGTACGCTCCGGCCCATTATGGGTGACCATCCGCGCCGAATCGGGCAAACTCGCGGCCCAAACCGATGCCTTGATCGCACGATACCGCACGTTATTCCAGGAATTGGACCTCGACAACAACGGCAGCCTGAACGACCAGGAATTATCCGTTCCCAAGGCCGCGCTCGTCCAACCGCTGTTGGATCAAGTCGATCGCAATCAGAATCGGTTGCTCGACCGCGCGGAGTTGGATCACTGGCTGGCCTTGCAGCGCGAATTGTCCACCGGTGGGGTTCTGTTGACGCTATTGGATTACGGCAATGGCTTATTTGAACTGCTGGATGCCAATCGCGATGGTTCACTAAGTCATCGGGAATTGCGCGAAGCCCGCACGCGGGTTCGGGATGCGGGTGCGCTCGTGGATGGGAAGTTGGACGCCGCTCGATTGCCGCATCACCTGCGTGGTACACTCAGCCAGGGGCATCCCGAATCGCCATTGGAATCGGCCCCCGCCGTCGGCCCGACATGGTTCCGTGCCATGGACCGCAACCGCGACGGCGAGGTATCGCGGCGCGAATTCACCGGCCCGCGATCGGCATTCGACCGACTCGACGCCAACCGCGATGGAGTCATCGTACTCATGGAAGCCGAAGCGCCCGCCGCCGCGAAATCCCCATCGGC
This DNA window, taken from Tuwongella immobilis, encodes the following:
- a CDS encoding DUF1501 domain-containing protein, producing MFEIQPPLTRRMWMGATGLGLAGSMSGWLGRLAAANATAPVRPAKSVIVLWLNGGPATIDLWDLKPGHTNGGPFREAETPVPGMRISEHLPQLAKLGKHLAIVRSMSSREGDHGRAMHLLRTGYVPTGALAYPAMGALIAKELTQESADLPSFVSIAGNRMASQLGGGFLGPQFDPLVVGDPTTPQAGLAVPDLAANPNVPPASRTGRLDLLAGMERRFQANHRSAVAAGIQTATARAIRLMRPEAAATFDLEQERTEVRDRYGRNLFGQGCLLARRLVERGVPFVEVTLDGWDTHGNNFNQVRGLSGTLDRAFASLITDLKERGLLDSTLIVCQGEFGRTPRINGGQGRDHWPASWSVALAGGGIRTGQVIGRTTPDGMAVEEKPRHVPDLIATVVRAAKIDPKKQNPSNVGRPIRIADPDAQLIEELL
- a CDS encoding EF-hand domain-containing protein, giving the protein MIRPHRLLAGAVLGGLAAWTVSHAAPPQSAPAESAPVADAAGPLELLLDPAGSPTRLELTVRLDGKPVRAVWDGLLARYFSELDRNGDGQLDAPEAARIPTPFALRQILWGQFTPFAASPPPIESLDRDKNQRIDLAEFRQFYRESGLGDVVIGVGKPPFTAELTQSLIRNLDRNGDGIVQATELDLAHELVAKLDRNEDELVGPGELVDHAAYPGAQGALLLLPPRAEEPVVPLLQQLPLIRLPVERANRQWIDTVAARRESQASESSQTSDWQQLREKRPLARWEVNFPRFDGTKSAPAMPMNQLSVRSGPLWVTIRAESGKLAAQTDALIARYRTLFQELDLDNNGSLNDQELSVPKAALVQPLLDQVDRNQNRLLDRAELDHWLALQRELSTGGVLLTLLDYGNGLFELLDANRDGSLSHRELREARTRVRDAGALVDGKLDAARLPHHLRGTLSQGHPESPLESAPAVGPTWFRAMDRNRDGEVSRREFTGPRSAFDRLDANRDGVIVLMEAEAPAAAKSPSAP